The genome window AGGTTGGTCATGAGCGACTGCCAGCGTCGGCCCTTGTCGAGGGAGAAGTACAGGGCGTTCTCCGTGCCGAGGTACAGCACCTCGGGATTCACGGGGTCTTCCTTGATCATGCGGGCGTAGCTCAAGGGGCTGTTTTCGATGCCGGCGACGATCTTCTTCCAGGACTTGCCGTAGTTGGTGGTGGTGTACACGTAGGGCTTGAAGTTGCCCATCTCGTGCGCGTCCACCGTGAGGTAAGCCGTGCCCTCGTCGTGCTGTGACGCTTCGATGTTGCGCACGGCGCCGTAGCTCGGCATATCGGGAACGTTAGCCGTGAGGTTGGTCCAGTTGGCGCCGGCGTCCTGGCTGAGGTGCACCTGGCCGTCGTTGGTGCCCGCCCAGAGCAGGCCCTGTTTCAAGGGCGACTCGTCCAGGGCGTAGACCACGTTGGCGTACTCCACGCCGATGTTGTCGCCGGTGAGGCCGCCGGAGAACTGCTGCTTGCTCACATCGTTGAGGCTGAGGTCCGGACTTACGATTTCCCAGCTCTGGCCGCCGTTAGTGGTGCGGTGAACGTACTGGCTGGCGACGTACACGGTGTTGTTGTCGTGCGGTGAGATCAGCAGCGGGAAGGTCCACTGGAAGCGGTATCGGATGTCGGCGGCGGGGGTGCCAGCAGTCAGTTCGGGCCAGACTTCCGTTTGCCGGAACTGGCCATTGCGCTCGTCGTAGCGCACCACCACGCCGCCCAGGGCGCCGTAGCCGGAGGCGCTGGACCAGACGATGTTGGGGTCCGTGGGGTCTGCCGTGGCGAAGCCGCTCTCGCCGCCGCCCACGTCGTGCCACAGGCCGCTGGCGATGAAGGAGCCGAAGAAGCCGTTCATGCGACTGCGGCTGGGACCCTTCATGGAGGGGCCGTCTTGGCGATTGGTGAGCACGTTGTAGGGCACGGCCGTGTCGGTGGTGACGTGGTAGAGCTGGGCCACGGGCAGCTGTACGCGGTGCCAGGACTTGCCCCGGTTGTGACTGATCGACAGGCCGCCATCGCCTACCACGATCTGGCGATTGCCGTCGCTGGGGTCCACCCACATGTCGTGATGATCCCAGTTAGGTGCGGTGCCCACGGGGGCGAGCGTGGCGGTCTGGCCGCCGTCGATGCTGGTGGCGTAGGCGGCGGAGAAGAAGTAGATCTCGTTCGCGTTGTCGGGCGAGGCCGTGGCGCGCGTGTAGTAGGCGCCGCGGCCCGTGAGGTCGCGATCGGAGCTGACGAGGGTGAAGGTCTCGCCGCGGTCGTCCGAGCGCCACAGCTCGCCCGTGTTGGTGTCTTCCCCGTCTAGGGGGATGCCATCGCCGGTTTCGAGCAGGGCGTACAGGCGGCCTTGCTGAGCCGCTGTCATCGCCAGGGCGACCTTGCCGATCTCGCCCTCCGGCAGGCCTTCGCCCTCCAGCTTGGTCCAGGTGTCGCCGGCATCCAGGGACTTGTAGATGCCGCCGCCGGGGCCTCCGCTCTTGCGGGTCCAGGGGCGTAGCTCCAAGGACCACATGCCGGCGAACAGGATGCGTGGGTTGAAGGGATCCATGACCAGGTCTGAGGCGCCGGTGCCCTTGTCGACGTGCAAGACCTGGGTCCAGGTGTCGCCCCCGTCGGTGGATTTGTAGATGCCGCGCTCTTGCTGCGGTGTGTAGCCGTGGCCCAGGGCGGCGACGTAGACCACTTCTGGGTTCGTGGGATGCACCACGATGCGGCTAATGCGCCCGGTGTTCTCTAGCCCCACGTGAGTCCAGTGGTCACCGCCATCGGTGGAGCGCCATACGCCGTTGCCGATGGAGACGTTGGAGCGGATGAAGGACTCACCCGTGCCGGCGTAGAGCACTTCCGGTTCGCTTGGTGCCAGCGCCAGCGCGCCGATCGAGTGCACGCGCTCGCCGTCGAATACGGGCTTCCACTGCAGGCCGCCGTCGGTGGTCTTCCAGATGCCCCCGGATGCGGCGCCCACGTAGTAGGTCATGGGCTCGGCAGGCACGCCCGTGACGGAGATGATGCGGTTGCCGATTGGGCCGATGTGGCGGAACTCGAGCTGCTCCATCTGCTCCGTGGTAAGCGACTGGGCCAGCGCTGCGAAGCTGAGGAGGCAGAGGAAGGCGGGGAGCAAGCGACGGAGCGATGAGGTCATGGGAGTACCTGAGTTCGTGGAGAAGATGGCCTTGGCCATCGACTATCGGCCTTGTCGCTGGGCGCCGTGTGGCAACCGCAACAGGATGCTGAGTCACATGCTAGAGAATCCCCGAGTGATCAGCCACTCGGGTCAAGGCCTGAAAGCGCCTGTGCGAGCCGCGCCAAGTGACCGCCCAATGCGCTTAGGGGTATGCTGTTTCCACCGCCCCAAAATGCGGTCAGCGAGGAGAGCAACGTGCGTCACCAGGGAAGGTATACGGTGTGGGTGCTGGTGTGCCTGGCGTTGATAGTCGGTGCCGCGGCGCACCCGTCAACGGTCCCCGTCGCCTCGTCGACTTGCGATGCAATAGCGCTAGGTGCTTCGGTCCCGGCCGGAATTGCCTACGATGCCGCGCTGGATCAGTTCGTCATCATCGACGCGAGCGAGAGTATCGCGTTCCGCACTGACCGCGAGTGCAATGCAACGTCAAGCTTCGATCTCACCGCCCTCGGCGCCGCCGGTGCTCAGGGGGTGGCCGTTAACAGTACAGATCGCACGTACGCGTTCGTAGCACCGAACCGCCAGCTCGTGTTTGCCACGGATGCGGGCATCGCTCTCGGCTCGTGCAACCTCCTGCCGGCGCTGGTCTTGCGACCAGTTGGAATCGACTACGATCCCGTCAGAGATGCTTACGTCGTGCTCGACGCGAGTGACGACGAGATCGTGTTCATCGCCAGCGGCGTCACGGACGGCAGCGCGTGCCCGGTACTCGGCAGGGGCGTGGTCGAGCGCCTTGGCGACTTCCCGCGCGACGGCCTAGCCCTGTTGCCGGAGGGACGGATCGCGCTCGTCGAGCGCCAGGCCGACCGCGTGGTCCTGGTCGATACCGCGCTGGAGATCGTCGACAGCTTCTTCGTCAACTTCGAAGTGGGTGTCAGCGTTCCCGTCGCCATCACCTACGTGCCGGACGCGCAGCGCCTATACCTGTTGGACATGGCACTGGAGCTCGTCGAGGTGGATATCCGCGGTCAGTCGACTCGACGGTGTGACTTGGCTGAGTTGTACCCGGATCTCAACGCGCGCGCCGGGCTTGCCCTAGACGCGTCGCGGTCCCAATTGCTCGTGGGCGACGATGGATCATCTTCCGTGTGGGCGTTGGATGCCGACACGTGCGAGCTGGTCGAGATTCTCTCGCTTGCATCGGCAGGCCTGGACACGTTGGATGCCATCGCCTACGACGCGTCCCGCGACCAGATCATCGTGGGCCAGCTAGCAGGAAGGCAACTGGCGTTCGTCGATCGCCAGCTCCTCACCCTGCGTGCGCGCTGCACGCTCGCGACCAATGGCGTACCGACGGCGGTAGTGCCCCTCGAGGCCTTCGGGTGGTTCGCGATCGCCGACACGGTCAGTGAAGTCAGTGTTCTGGACAGGCGCTGCGAGTTGATCGAGAGCAACGGGGTCGGCTTCTTCGGCGTGTTCACGGCCGACGCCCTCACCTACGGTCCGCTTGGCGAAGTGCTCTTTTTCGGCGACGCTCGTGGCGGCATCACCACGCTGGAAGGCAGCGACG of Pseudomonadota bacterium contains these proteins:
- a CDS encoding sialidase — encoded protein: MTSSLRRLLPAFLCLLSFAALAQSLTTEQMEQLEFRHIGPIGNRIISVTGVPAEPMTYYVGAASGGIWKTTDGGLQWKPVFDGERVHSIGALALAPSEPEVLYAGTGESFIRSNVSIGNGVWRSTDGGDHWTHVGLENTGRISRIVVHPTNPEVVYVAALGHGYTPQQERGIYKSTDGGDTWTQVLHVDKGTGASDLVMDPFNPRILFAGMWSLELRPWTRKSGGPGGGIYKSLDAGDTWTKLEGEGLPEGEIGKVALAMTAAQQGRLYALLETGDGIPLDGEDTNTGELWRSDDRGETFTLVSSDRDLTGRGAYYTRATASPDNANEIYFFSAAYATSIDGGQTATLAPVGTAPNWDHHDMWVDPSDGNRQIVVGDGGLSISHNRGKSWHRVQLPVAQLYHVTTDTAVPYNVLTNRQDGPSMKGPSRSRMNGFFGSFIASGLWHDVGGGESGFATADPTDPNIVWSSASGYGALGGVVVRYDERNGQFRQTEVWPELTAGTPAADIRYRFQWTFPLLISPHDNNTVYVASQYVHRTTNGGQSWEIVSPDLSLNDVSKQQFSGGLTGDNIGVEYANVVYALDESPLKQGLLWAGTNDGQVHLSQDAGANWTNLTANVPDMPSYGAVRNIEASQHDEGTAYLTVDAHEMGNFKPYVYTTTNYGKSWKKIVAGIENSPLSYARMIKEDPVNPEVLYLGTENALYFSLDKGRRWQSLMTNLPSSPMYWMDIPEHFNDLVVGTYGRGIWILDDLTPIQQFSGEIASSSLHLFAPKDAYRLQPVSSVMQFFKEASFGDDPPTGTSLHYWLAEELKEEEKVSLVIANEAGETVRTLEHEGKVGINRVWWDFKEDETTKLVLRTKPLYADWYPMEADGTRKPLVAPISLLASPGTYSVTLKAGETEQSHSFRLLKDPNTTGTLADITEQKALLDKVRADYEAVSLAVNEAERLRRQLRDLKPMVPEEMQGKIDALDSRITEIENQMLQLKHTGKGQDVIRLPGMLMEKLAYLATTIAIADFKPADQYGEVYAKLHAQWTELQKAWTTLKAEDVAAMRANLIENEMGPLIVGEGS